One genomic window of Magnolia sinica isolate HGM2019 chromosome 3, MsV1, whole genome shotgun sequence includes the following:
- the LOC131239010 gene encoding pentatricopeptide repeat-containing protein At5g16860-like — protein sequence MKSHARLIKLGLHTDAVIATRLLKAYVSYSPKSLANAHQLFDEIPFKDTVVWTSLISAYAQAGHPTQALHLFSQMHIQTQTKPNHFVFATAARACGSVPDLRLGKTVHACVIKHGFSPNVVVDTSILNMYAKCCAIEFSVRVFDEMPERNVISWNTMIAGYANNGMGICALELFHRMKCVECEAPDEFSVVTALSACAGTNDLALGKQIYAYAMCSGFLSDPATANAAANLYFRCGIVECAESALKGREESAMLKLIKIKGYVFNGRYQNAIKSIGYDFVEIILMDCSIVIPVLTACANLSLLRIGRQIHGLIVTSTNYYNCHWDDEAAVAIRTALIDMYAKCCSIEEAQRVFDYLPIQHVTHWNAMIAGYIHNGLIENAVRCFDAMPERNVISWTSMISGYVRYRLPNESIRLLAKMYHEDGSTRGNCFTFSAALNACSLLTALDLGKQIHAQSVRTVITSDTNSVELETALIDMYSKSGNLNYARRVFDRMGERNVVSWTSMIMGHAIHGRGSQALEVFQQMLNSGLEPNEVTFVVVLSACSHCGLVEEGMRYFKLMREKYGIIQRSEHYACMVDLLGRAGKLTEAWSLIEGIMCVDNDGSGDDGNDGAVLGALLGGCQLHGDVKMGSQVAKKMLERKQQVSETYIALSNVYASSGMWDEVHRLREEQKSQGIDKEPGRSQIETVVSVEASELNHR from the coding sequence ATGAAATCCCACGCTCGCCTCATCAAGCTTGGCCTCCACACCGACGCAGTAATAGCTACTAGACTCCTCAAGGCCTACGTTTCCTACTCTCCAAAATCACTCGCCAACGCCCACCAACTGTTCGACGAAATTCCCTTCAAAGACACTGTCGTATGGACCTCCCTCATCTCAGCCTACGCCCAAGCCGGCCACCCAACACAAGCCCTCCATCTCTTCTCCCAAATGCACATCCAAACCCAAACCAAACCGAACCATTTCGTCTTTGCCACTGCTGCCCGCGCCTGCGGTTCAGTTCCAGACCTCCGCCTCGGCAAAACAGTCCACGCCTGCGTAATAAAACATGGGTTTAGTCCCAATGTTGTTGTTGACACCTCTATCCTAAACATGTACGCGAAATGTTGTGCTATCGAATTCTCGGTCagggtgttcgatgaaatgcccgaAAGGAACGTAATCTCTTGGAACACAATGATTGCGGGGTACGCAAACAATGGGATGGGAATTTGTGCGTTGGAGCTCTTTCATAGGATGAAATGCGTTGAATGTGAAGCACCGGATGAATTTTCTGTTGTAACTGCATTAAGTGCTTGTGCTGGGACTAATGATTTGGCATTGGGTAAGCAAATCTATGCGTATGCTATGTGCAGTGGTTTTTTGTCAGACCCCGCGACTGCAAATGCGGCTGCGAATTTGTATTTTAGATGCGGAATAGTAGAGTGCGCCGAGAGTGCATTGAAGGGAAGAGAAGAGAGTGCTATGTTGAAACTCATAAAGATTAAAGGATACGTCTTCAATGGGAGATACCAAAATGCAATCAAGAGTATTGGTTACGATTTTGTTGAAATCATTTTGATGGATTGCAGTATTGTCATTCCTGTTCTAACAGCCTGTGCGAACCTCTCATTGCTTAGAATTGGAAGGCAAATCCATGGTCTTATTGTCACGTCCACTAATTACTACAATTGCCACTGGGATGATGAAGCAGCTGTCGCCATAAGAACTGCTTTGATCGACATGTACGCCAAGTGCTGTAGTATCGAAGAAGCCCAACGTGTTTTCGATTATTTGCCTATCCAACATGTAACGCATTGGAATGCAATGATTGCAGGGTACATTCACAATGGTTTGATTGAAAATGCAGTTCGTTGCTTTGATGCAATGCCTGAGAGAAATGTAATCTCATGGACGTCAATGATTTCTGGATATGTTCGTTACAGATTGCCTAATGAAAGTATAAGATTACTTGCGAAGATGTACCATGAAGATGGGTCAACTAGAGGAAACTGTTTCACTTTCTCGGCAGCTCTCAATGCATGCAGTCTCTTAACAGCATTAGATTTGGGCAAGCAAATCCATGCTCAATCAGTTCGAACTGTCATTACCTCAGACACCAACAGTGTGGAACTAGAAACAGCTCTCATCGACATGTACTCAAAATCTGGCAATTTAAATTATGCGCGGAGAGTCTTTGATCGGATGGGGGAGAGGAACGTGGTTTCATGGACGTCGATGATCATGGGCCATGCTATTCATGGACGCGGTTCTCAAGCCCTTGAGGTTTTCCAACAAATGCTCAATTCGGGGTTGGAACCAAATGAAGTTACATTCGTTGTTGTTTTGAGCGCTTGTAGCCATTGTGGTTTGGTGGAGGAAGGGATGCGTTACTTCAAGTTGATGAGGGAGAAGTATGGAATCATTCAACGGTCTGAACACTATGCATGCATGGTGGATCTCTTGGGACGAGCAGGGAAGCTCACCGAAGCATGGAGTTTGATTGAAGGAATCATGTGCGTTGACAATGACGGCAGTGGTGATGATGGTAATGACGGGGCTGTTCTGGGGGCGTTGCTTGGAGGATGCCAGTTGCATGGTGATGTGAAGATGGGGAGCCAGGTGGCTAAAAAGATGCTGGAAAGAAAGCAACAAGTCTCTGAAACTTACATTGCACTTTCAAATGTTTATGCATCATCTGGGATGTGGGACGAGGTGCACAGACTGAGAGAGGAACAGAAGAGCCAGGGTATAGACAAGGAGCCTGGTCGTAGCCAGATCGAGACGGTTGTTTCAGTTGAGGCAAGTGAATTGAATCACAGATAG